The following proteins are encoded in a genomic region of Pseudomonadota bacterium:
- the gmhB gene encoding D-glycero-beta-D-manno-heptose 1,7-bisphosphate 7-phosphatase codes for MTSNNDKPYIFLDRDGVINKDSPDYIKNWSEFEFIPGSIEAIKILSNNDYPVIIITNQSMINRKISTYDNLEFIHVMINKAVKNEGGNIKDIFFCPHTPEEDCECRKPKPGLIDQAQKKYAINIAKSVMIGDSAKDIECARNAGCRYAILVKTGNYKHAMDSLKEKNILPDYVAADLFDAAGWIMSVGESQQQGSRGQAKPHIHPSLEPSNP; via the coding sequence ATGACCAGCAACAATGACAAACCATACATTTTTCTGGATAGAGACGGAGTTATCAATAAAGACTCCCCTGATTATATAAAAAACTGGTCCGAATTTGAGTTTATCCCCGGAAGCATTGAAGCCATAAAGATTCTTTCAAATAATGACTATCCTGTAATAATTATTACTAACCAGTCCATGATAAACCGCAAAATCTCAACATACGATAATCTTGAATTTATTCATGTAATGATAAATAAAGCTGTGAAAAATGAAGGTGGCAACATTAAAGATATCTTTTTCTGTCCCCATACACCAGAAGAAGACTGTGAATGCCGGAAACCTAAGCCCGGACTTATTGACCAGGCACAAAAAAAATATGCCATAAATATAGCTAAATCGGTTATGATCGGCGACAGTGCAAAAGATATCGAATGCGCAAGAAATGCAGGTTGTAGATATGCAATTCTTGTTAAAACCGGAAATTACAAGCATGCAATGGATTCCTTGAAAGAAAAGAATATACTTCCCGACTATGTTGCAGCAGATCTTTTTGATGCCGCCGGATGGATAATGAGTGTTGGCGAAAGCCAACAGCAGGGGTCAAGGGGTCAAGCTAAACCTCACATACATCCAAGCCTTGAACCCTCGAATCCTTGA
- a CDS encoding four helix bundle protein, whose translation MKTYRDLEVWQKSMNLVIEIYKISKGFPKEEAYGLTSQMRRCAISIPSNMAEGYGRNSTNEYLRFLRIATGSLYELQTQMEISMNLYYLNRDEFDKLYELSREIERMLSSLIRKLSGK comes from the coding sequence ATGAAAACGTATAGAGATCTGGAAGTCTGGCAGAAATCAATGAATTTAGTTATTGAGATATATAAGATTTCTAAAGGGTTTCCTAAAGAAGAAGCTTATGGATTAACTTCTCAAATGAGACGTTGCGCGATTTCAATCCCAAGCAACATGGCGGAAGGTTATGGTAGAAATTCGACTAATGAGTATCTTCGTTTTCTGCGAATTGCAACGGGTTCTCTATATGAATTGCAAACCCAGATGGAAATTTCTATGAACTTGTATTATTTGAACAGGGATGAATTCGATAAGCTATATGAATTAAGCCGTGAAATAGAACGAATGCTTAGCAGTTTAATCAGGAAGTTAAGCGGTAAATAG